The Quercus robur chromosome 7, dhQueRobu3.1, whole genome shotgun sequence genome has a segment encoding these proteins:
- the LOC126691316 gene encoding F-box protein At3g07870-like, with amino-acid sequence MLYLSELLPDNVVFDILIRLPVKSLIRFRCVSQSWNSTITNPIFITKHLDLASSLSDINNYGYLLVTPLRNYPSLDPSSSQEWTTFVYNTNRTLTQISRFEIPFPINLIIGFCNGVFCLAAINDDPDENYLRRSLYLWNPSIRKLKKLLSTHPADRAVFGFGYHPQNNDYKILRVTFAIQQVTRKPAEAEIYTLSTDSWRKAVISVGSFSGFDSGPNGSVDQVYFPTRLCFNGALHFIAFSGDHKFILSFDINDERFREILLPQNYLEGIVKHFERLAMFKGSLALIVFGEDLVEMSDICYIWVMKEYGVVESWARKSVPMKQVAEFFSCTTNGELLVERFTPYQSFLFDPDSLNEEILNIPMPECIIYTPNFVESLVLLDR; translated from the coding sequence ATGTTGTACCTCTCCGAGCTTCTCCCTGACAACGTCGTATTCGACATCCTGATTCGGCTGCCTGTGAAATCCTTAATCCGATTCAGGTGCGTTTCTCAATCTTGGAACTCCACTATCACAAACCCCATTTTCATTACAAAACACCTCGATCTAGCAAGTTCATTATCCGACATCAACAACTATGGTTATCTGTTAGTCACGCCACTAAGAAATTACCCGTCACTGGATCCTTCATCTTCCCAAGAATGGACTACGTTTGTTTACAATACAAACCGCACTTTGACCCAGATTTCAAGGTTTGAAATTCCCTTTCCTATCAACCTCATAATTGGCTTCTGTAACGGCGTGTTCTGTCTTGCTGCAATCAACGATGACCCTGATGAAAACTATCTTAGACGCTCTTTGTACTTGTGGAACCCAAGCATTAGAAAGTTAAAAAAGCTTCTATCTACTCATCCTGCTGATCGAGCCGTTTTTGGATTTGGGTATCATCCTCAAAACAATGACTACAAGATTCTGAGAGTTACGTTTGCTATACAACAAGTGACACGCAAACCCGCTGAGGCCGAGATTTACACACTGAGTACTGATTCGTGGAGAAAGGCTGTAATTTCGGTGGGGTCATTTAGTGGCTTTGATTCTGGACCCAATGGATCAGTTGATCAGGTATATTTCCCAACCCGATTATGTTTTAACggagctttacattttataGCATTTTCAGGGGACCATAAGTTCATCTTGTCCTTTGACATCAATGATGAGAGATTCCGTGAGATTTTGCTGCCTCAAAATTACTTAGAAGGAATTGTAAAGCATTTTGAACGCCTTGCAATGTTCAAGGGATCGTTGGCTTTGATTGTTTTTGGTGAAGATCTAGTTGAGATGAGTGACATATGCTACATATGGGTGATGAAGGAGTATGGTGTGGTTGAGTCTTGGGCTAGAAAAAGTGTACCGATGAAACAGGTTGCAGAGTTCTTTAGCTGCACCACCAATGGGGAACTTTTGGTCGAAAGGTTTACCCCCTATCAGAGCTTTTTATTTGACCCAGATAGTTTAAATGAGGAAATTCTAAATATTCCAATGCCTGAATGTATTATTTACACACCTAATTTTGTGGAGAGTTTAGTTTTACTTGACAGGTGA